CCCACAGTTTGTGTTGTGCAGTGCGGGTCGTTTAGCGCTACTTAGAAAAGCGCCTTTATTCTGCACGCTGCACTTAGCGGCATTAACTTCGTGTGCGCATGGGCGTAAATTCCAGAGGACACAGGGGAGACAAggccccacccccaccccgaacacacacacacacacacacacacacacacacctttttaaacatactgtaaCTGTGCAAGCCCGAGAGATTTTAGGCTTCGCATTTTTGAAACCCCCACTAAGTTTGTACCATACGTTTGTACATATTCCATCTTTTAACTGATCTGTTAGTTTATGAGGAAGATAAAGATAAACTTATCATGAAACAATTTCCATAGCAATCATAATATACTGAATCCTTAAAGGGGCaatctgcagattttttttttcacatgatgaaatgaaatcatcaCGAAAGGATGATTCAGTTCATCTgagcctgtgaaaacagtttgatgtcttctgtggctcGGTGGAGCTTTGTCAAGTATGAGAACATCAACTATAtagaataaatagaaaatagaaaatttataataaaataataatttaaaaataataataagtaacaAATGTATGCAAATCTGTACAAATCGGACTGATTTAAAGCTATAAAATTTGGTGCAGGATGTGCTAAATGTTGACCAGAGAATGCGCAGAAGTTTACAGTATGAAGTATGCAAAATATTTGCATGTTGTCACGAGATTTACTTCCTCTTGGGCTTAGAGACAACACATTTATTGGAGAAAGTCTGTGTTACAAACTTGAGGTGAGGAAGGGTCTAATAACTGGTGATATTTTCATTGCGTGGTCCAGTATTTACTGGGGACTAATTGTCAAGATATCTCTGCCTCTGCTACTTTAACTTTGCCCATTCTCTTTATAATCTTTCTTTTTGATGTTCCAGTCTTTTGCATGGCTTTTGTATTCAACTGCATAATTTTCACCGAAGTAAACTGACAACTCAGTGTGTAAAGTACCAATAATATAACATTATACTGCAATGATATATAATGTGATGCAgtcatttttctgtaaaattagTTAAGAAACTGTTTGTGGATAAAATAACCGGATGCCTGTTTCTAACTAATCTGGAGAATTAAATGCCTGACAAATCAAGGTCACACTGATAGAAAAGAAATCATATAAAACAACCAATGGCCATCAATCAGTCCTGCTCACCGATTTGCAACATAACCCAAAATGGTCCAGCACATCCAGGAGTTATTAAAGTGACATGTGCCGTGGTATAAATGCTGTGCCAAAAATATCATCTAATggtgtatatttttatatttccctACACTGGTGGCAGAAATACAAggacaatattattattattacagccACCATAACTACTACTACTTCACTGCCCTCATTCATGTTTAGCATTAATTCTTGCCTGTGTGCTTTATTTACAGGGAAGACTTTAGTGATGAGGACAGCTCAGATGAGGAGTGGACTGGTACGCCCACGAAGAGAAGAGCTTTGAGGAGGAGTTGCCactctgtttctgcttctcCTGTGTCAGCCCGCCTGAAATCTCCGTCCAAGCGGTTTGAACAATGGTGCTCCTGTTGTGAGAGTGGAACTCCCCCACGAAAGAGGATCCGCCATGCATCTACACCCAAaaaagcctcctcctcctcctgctcctgttcCCCCAGCACTTATGAGACACTCTCCAGTACACGCAGTGAAAATCAAAGTGGTAAGAGGCGAACAGGACGACtagtgagagagaaaaacgaTGAAGCAAATGATGGAGATCGGTGGCGTAGCATCGATGAGGAAGATATCGAGCCTCCTCAACCACGATTCAGACCTGAAAGGGATGCGGGGCCACAGTTGAACAGGACTGCAAATTACACACCACTTGAGCTATTCCAGCTGTTCTTCTCTACAACAGTAATTGATACATTGGTAAAAAACACTAATGcctatgggggaaaaaaacaccaagGCCAGCAGGAAAGCTGGCATCCTGTCACAAGGGCTGATATGTACTCTTACCTCTGCCTTGTCCTCTACATGGGTATTGTGCCGTTAAAAACTCTGACAGACTTCTGGAGAGGATCTAAGCTATTCAGCCTTCCATTTCCTGCCTCTGTCATGCCCAGCAGACGCTTCCTATCCATCTCCCGTATTCTACACATGAATGATCCTGCAGTTGAAGCGGCCAATGACCAGAAGAAAGGGACAAAAGGATATGACAAATTATGCAAGATAAAGCCACTGTATGAGCAGATTTTGGAGGCCTGCCACACTTTCTTTCATCCGTACCAACACATCTCCATAGATGAACGGATGGTGGCAACTAAGGCAAGGATCGGCTTAAAGCAGTACGCCAGAAACAAACCCACCAAGTGGGGCTTTAAGCTCTTTGTTTTAGCAGACTCAGCCTGTGGCTACACCATTAACTTTTTTGTgtatggaggaagagaaggtcAACCCACGGGGAAGGGCCACAGCTACGATGTCGTCATGAGACTTCTGAACATCCCCTTTCTGGGCAAAGGGTACAAACTCTATGTGGACAACTTTTACACCAGTCCAACTCTTTTCACCGACCTCCTTCTAAGAAAAATCTGGGCATGCGGCACTGTACGTCCCAACGTGGTCGGTTATCCGAAAACGAAAAGGAATGACATGGCCAAGAAAACACCAAGGGGGACTATCCAGTGGATCAGAAAAGGAGAATTGTTGTTTGTTAAGTGGTTTGACACCCGGGAGGTAACAATGTGTTCCACTTTGCACAAAGCATATAGCAATGACGTGACTAAGCGCAAAGTGAAAGACACAGATGGACAGTGGACAGTGAAGCAGGTGCCTATTCCAGGCTCCATCAAAGATTACAACCAGTACATGGGGGGTGTGGATTTGTCAGACGCGCTCATTTCCTACTACAATGTCCTCCATAAAACCCAAAAATGGTACAAAactctgttttttcattttgtggacATAGCGACTGTGAATGCTTTCATCCTCCACAAAGAAATGTGCAAACTGCAGAATCGGTCTCCACTGAGCCAGAAAAACTTCAGGGAACAACTGATTCAGTCCCTGGCAGAGATTGGGTCCACACCACGCCGGTCAGCGCCACATAACTTTCATGCATCTTCTTCCACAGTgccaccgcctcctcctccctcttcatccaCTGAGGTGCCAGCTGCTATGGCCTCTGATGCTCCAGGTTTGGGTCACCTGCCAGCTTATTTTGTAGAACAAATGAGCAACGTGTCTCCCAGATATCGGGCCACTGCCGGCAGAAGGGCGTGTGTGGTCTGCAAAAGAAAGTCGCCAGTCTATTGCAGTACTTGTAAAAAGACactttgtttcacttctttAAGGAACTGCTACAGTGAGTGGCATAGAAGCAATAGTATCTGTGTATAAGTGACAAGATATAGTATGTAGTTGTAGTATCTTCACAATTTGCTTTTCTTAAATGTGTACCTTTGATTTCTGCGAATCTCTGATGTTGTTACCTCGTAAGGCTGTTACCTCATGATTACGCTGAGTGCTTAACAAGGGCTTCAGGTAGAGATATATTGGTATAATAGATGTAGGGTAGATAATAACCTGTAGCTAGTGAAATGGGAGAGGATCTGCACAAGTGGATTAATCAACCCATTATAACGACTGGCAGAATTAACTGTtcaaatggtaaatggacttgCATTTATATGGTGCTTTTGTAGTCTACCGACTCCTCAGGGAGCTTTACAGCCCTCACGGCCTTCaccta
The Scatophagus argus isolate fScaArg1 chromosome 1, fScaArg1.pri, whole genome shotgun sequence DNA segment above includes these coding regions:
- the LOC124062304 gene encoding piggyBac transposable element-derived protein 4 produces the protein MLLSESEDELEQLQSDSGSDSEHSHCSLDEDYIPRGLARDSDQEDFSDEDSSDEEWTGTPTKRRALRRSCHSVSASPVSARLKSPSKRFEQWCSCCESGTPPRKRIRHASTPKKASSSSCSCSPSTYETLSSTRSENQSGKRRTGRLVREKNDEANDGDRWRSIDEEDIEPPQPRFRPERDAGPQLNRTANYTPLELFQLFFSTTVIDTLVKNTNAYGGKKHQGQQESWHPVTRADMYSYLCLVLYMGIVPLKTLTDFWRGSKLFSLPFPASVMPSRRFLSISRILHMNDPAVEAANDQKKGTKGYDKLCKIKPLYEQILEACHTFFHPYQHISIDERMVATKARIGLKQYARNKPTKWGFKLFVLADSACGYTINFFVYGGREGQPTGKGHSYDVVMRLLNIPFLGKGYKLYVDNFYTSPTLFTDLLLRKIWACGTVRPNVVGYPKTKRNDMAKKTPRGTIQWIRKGELLFVKWFDTREVTMCSTLHKAYSNDVTKRKVKDTDGQWTVKQVPIPGSIKDYNQYMGGVDLSDALISYYNVLHKTQKWYKTLFFHFVDIATVNAFILHKEMCKLQNRSPLSQKNFREQLIQSLAEIGSTPRRSAPHNFHASSSTVPPPPPPSSSTEVPAAMASDAPGLGHLPAYFVEQMSNVSPRYRATAGRRACVVCKRKSPVYCSTCKKTLCFTSLRNCYSEWHRSNSICV